GGGAAAAGAAGGAAAAGCAAGCGTCAACTACTCCGCCAATGTCTCTGTGCAAAGAATGAAAAACTCATTCAAGATGTTGAACGGGCAGGACTATATGTATCAGACCAACCGATATTATCACGAACTATGGCTGAAAGAAAAAGGAGAAGGCATTTACGAGGATTATATGATTCCGAATGATGATGCGGCGGACTTTAAACCCAGATACTCGAACGACCAGATACTCAACGCGCCGACAGTTCCCTGGTTTGACGAAATCACACGTACCGGACTTATGCACCAGCATAATGTTTCTATAAACGGTGGAACGGAAAAGACGAAATATATGGCTTCTATCAACTACCTCAACCACTCCGGCGTAGTGAAGAATAATGATATGGAGCGCTTCACCGCAAAAATAAACTTGGACCAGCAGATTTCCAAGTACGTAAAGGCCGGATTGTCTTTCAATATCAGCCGTAATAACTACGACAATGTACCTTTGGGAAACGGTGAGAATGAAAAATCTGGTATCATTACTGCTGCCGTTGCTTTTAACCCGACTGTTCCCGTCAGAGACGAAGAAGGGAACTACTCGGCTAATCCTCTGATGCCTCAACTTCCTAATCCGGTTTCTCTCCTGGAGATTAATGATAAAACCGTCAAGGAACGATTGTTGGGCTCGGCTTATATAGAAGTGGAACCTATCAAGGGACTGAAACTAAAAGCCAATTTGGGTATCGACCGAAAATACCAGAAACGTAAAACTTATCTCCCGAAAACCACTCAATACGGGGCGGCAGTCAACGGTCAGGCATATTTAGCTCAGGAAGATAACAACGACTATCTAATGGACCTGACAGCCAATTATCAAAAGACATTCGGCGAACATAGTTTCAATGTTCTTTTCGGTTATTCCTATCAGAAGTTCAACACCGAAGGAATGAGTGCGGGTAATCAGGATTTTATCAATGACTCATTCCTGTACAATAATCTGGGAGCAGGAAATTATAGCCGACCGCCGGTAGGTTCGTACGCTTCAGTCAGCAGTTTGAGTTCTTACTTCGGACGTTTTAATTATTCGTGGAAGGAAAAATACCTGCTCACCGCTACTCTTCGCGCCGACGGCGCTTCCAACTTTGCCAAAGGACATCAATGGGGCTATTTTCCTTCCGTATCCGCCGGCTGGCGCTTCTCCGAAGAAAAATTCATCAAGAGTTTTTCCTCTGACTTTCTTTCGAATGGTAAACTGCGCTTAAGTTGGGGACAAACCGGTAATTATAATGTAGGCAACGGAGCTCTCGATTACTATGGAGCAGACCCGTGGTATGGCAGCCAATTTGGTGATTCACAGCACGTAGGTATCTATGTGTCACAATTAGGTAATCCAAACCTGACATGGGAGACGACAACCGAATTTAATATCGGTCTGGACCTGGGATTCTTCAACAACCGGATCAACCTGACCGCCGAATATTTTCAGCGTACGATCTCCGACTTGCTGGTAAAAGATAAAACAATCCCCCACTACAATGAAGTGAAAACCATTGCAGCCAACATCGGTTCGACTCAAAGTAACGGTGTGGAACTGACCCTGAATACGCAGAATATTCAGACTGCACAGTTTGCATGGAGCACCGACTTAACATTCTCAACGTATAACGACCGTTGGAAAGAACGCGACCCGAACTGGAAACCTGCCGCCTACCAGAAAGAACAGG
The DNA window shown above is from Bacteroides faecium and carries:
- a CDS encoding TonB-dependent receptor, which gives rise to MKTKKKVFFMVLLMLCLHLSSFAQHISMQLKNVTVKQAIETIQKQNGYSFTFAASDLNTQKIITVTARNLPIEKVVEQILIGQNVSYTVQGKDIIIKKKSNQAAQQKKKSTISGIITDNYGEPIIGANIKDKNGTNGTISDIDGKFQLTVDEGSSVQISYLGYLTQEVNTRNKTHLAISMKEDAQALDEVVVVGYGTMKKRDLTGAISSIKMDETPVQTFTTVSHALAGKAAGLQVVQTSAQVGGGSSFNIRGAASVGAGNDPLIIIDGFPVSSSSTLGSGNRYEAGQTDNILESINPNDIESIEVLKDASSTAIYGARAGHGVIIVTTKRGKEGKASVNYSANVSVQRMKNSFKMLNGQDYMYQTNRYYHELWLKEKGEGIYEDYMIPNDDAADFKPRYSNDQILNAPTVPWFDEITRTGLMHQHNVSINGGTEKTKYMASINYLNHSGVVKNNDMERFTAKINLDQQISKYVKAGLSFNISRNNYDNVPLGNGENEKSGIITAAVAFNPTVPVRDEEGNYSANPLMPQLPNPVSLLEINDKTVKERLLGSAYIEVEPIKGLKLKANLGIDRKYQKRKTYLPKTTQYGAAVNGQAYLAQEDNNDYLMDLTANYQKTFGEHSFNVLFGYSYQKFNTEGMSAGNQDFINDSFLYNNLGAGNYSRPPVGSYASVSSLSSYFGRFNYSWKEKYLLTATLRADGASNFAKGHQWGYFPSVSAGWRFSEEKFIKSFSSDFLSNGKLRLSWGQTGNYNVGNGALDYYGADPWYGSQFGDSQHVGIYVSQLGNPNLTWETTTEFNIGLDLGFFNNRINLTAEYFQRTISDLLVKDKTIPHYNEVKTIAANIGSTQSNGVELTLNTQNIQTAQFAWSTDLTFSTYNDRWKERDPNWKPAAYQKEQDPIRGVFAYIADGLLQPGEEAPAHQPQLLPGQVKLKNINGDDKLNEEDMVLIGRNDPKFIFGFNNNFSYKNFDLNIYMYGQVGKIAGANSYYDAWGSYGNRIKLGQNVPVSFKDAWSSDNQTSTRPSFIESAYGTGDLFLQKISFLRIRNITLGYTVPISKSICNRLRVYADVNNPCVWTNWKGQDPETDSNTNAYPNVTSFSIGVDISF